The Trinickia acidisoli genome includes a window with the following:
- a CDS encoding porin: protein MKRKFAIPILGALSVFAAASAQAQSSVTLYGVIDNGIEFQNAGNGSVVRAISGGLFASRYGFKGSEDIGGGLHVNFQLEEGFSSQTGAVSKAGEAFSRQAWVGLSGGFGEVRIGLQNTPQYIFMNPELDPMAVMTLASPMNNFNSLTIRENNAISYFTPTYYGLKAEFMVAMRDSTTTPSNGFQFYNGALRYENGPFRAAAGYEQAANATGSSILKVFNAGASVRAGAATFFLAYHTEHQTDNSIKRDVYEASADYLFAPADQVALMYGYARDRTGNGNNAQQLGLAYEHYLSKRTTLYAAAGFIQNRNQAAFTLNGTAYAGIQGAPGADARGVTLGIVHKF from the coding sequence ATGAAAAGAAAATTTGCGATCCCTATCTTGGGCGCGTTGTCGGTATTTGCCGCCGCATCGGCTCAGGCGCAATCGTCCGTGACGCTGTACGGAGTCATCGACAACGGTATCGAATTTCAGAACGCGGGGAACGGCTCGGTGGTGCGCGCGATATCGGGCGGATTGTTCGCGAGCCGATACGGCTTCAAAGGCAGCGAGGACATCGGCGGCGGCCTGCATGTCAACTTCCAGTTGGAAGAGGGCTTCTCGAGTCAGACGGGCGCGGTATCGAAAGCAGGCGAGGCATTCAGCCGGCAGGCATGGGTGGGTTTGTCGGGCGGCTTCGGCGAGGTGCGCATCGGCTTGCAGAACACGCCGCAGTACATTTTCATGAACCCCGAGCTGGACCCGATGGCGGTGATGACCTTGGCGTCACCGATGAACAACTTCAACAGCTTGACGATACGCGAGAACAACGCGATTTCGTATTTCACGCCGACTTATTACGGGCTGAAAGCGGAGTTCATGGTTGCGATGCGCGATTCGACGACCACGCCGAGCAACGGGTTTCAGTTCTACAACGGCGCGCTCCGCTACGAGAACGGCCCGTTCCGCGCCGCGGCCGGCTATGAGCAGGCGGCCAACGCGACCGGCAGCTCGATACTGAAGGTATTCAATGCGGGCGCGTCGGTTCGTGCCGGAGCCGCCACGTTCTTCCTCGCCTATCACACCGAACATCAAACGGATAACAGCATCAAGCGGGACGTCTACGAGGCATCGGCCGACTACCTCTTCGCTCCGGCCGACCAAGTGGCGTTGATGTACGGCTACGCGCGCGACCGGACCGGAAATGGCAATAACGCACAGCAATTGGGCTTGGCGTACGAGCACTATTTATCGAAGCGCACGACGCTTTACGCCGCGGCCGGGTTTATTCAAAATCGCAACCAGGCTGCATTCACGCTCAACGGTACGGCCTATGCGGGTATCCAGGGCGCGCCTGGTGCGGACGCACGCGGCGTCACGCTTGGCATCGTGCACAAGTTCTGA
- a CDS encoding phosphate ABC transporter substrate-binding protein — protein MTTTLTGVPTLRTNLSEYAVTKAMRDGRVSSDLVTLDFCGPTPAHNGFKAMVRENQFDAGELAIVTFLQAKAYGKPYVLLPTPISGRFQHHCAGFNIDFGHLDPKDIEGKKVGVRTYTQTTALWIRGILRHEYGVDLDKVTWMTLGDGHLAEYNDPQNCERLPKGSSIPQMMLDGELAAALLGEDMPKDPRVRTLVPDAQNAAKAWFAREGVVPINHMFVVHESISKTRPDVVRELYRMIVESRAQAEGVPAVFPPIGMEANRKGIQLAIDWALDQKIIPRRLSVDELFDDVTGSLD, from the coding sequence ATGACAACGACGCTGACCGGGGTGCCGACGCTGCGCACCAATCTGTCTGAATACGCGGTGACGAAAGCAATGCGGGACGGACGGGTGAGCTCGGACCTCGTCACGCTCGACTTCTGCGGGCCGACGCCGGCGCACAACGGCTTCAAGGCGATGGTGCGCGAGAACCAGTTCGACGCGGGCGAACTCGCGATCGTCACGTTCTTGCAGGCCAAGGCATACGGCAAGCCGTACGTGTTGCTGCCGACACCGATCTCGGGGCGATTCCAGCATCACTGCGCGGGCTTCAACATCGACTTCGGTCATCTCGATCCGAAGGACATCGAGGGTAAGAAAGTTGGCGTGCGCACTTATACGCAGACGACCGCACTCTGGATACGCGGCATCTTGCGTCACGAATACGGCGTCGATCTGGACAAGGTCACGTGGATGACGCTCGGCGACGGACATCTGGCCGAGTACAACGACCCGCAGAACTGCGAGCGCTTGCCCAAGGGCTCGTCGATTCCGCAGATGATGCTCGACGGCGAACTGGCCGCGGCATTGCTTGGTGAAGACATGCCCAAGGATCCGCGCGTGCGCACGCTCGTGCCCGATGCGCAGAACGCGGCGAAAGCGTGGTTCGCGCGCGAAGGCGTCGTGCCGATCAACCATATGTTCGTCGTGCACGAAAGCATTTCGAAGACGCGTCCCGACGTCGTTCGCGAACTCTATCGAATGATCGTCGAAAGCCGTGCGCAGGCCGAGGGTGTGCCCGCGGTGTTTCCGCCGATCGGGATGGAGGCGAATCGCAAGGGAATCCAATTGGCGATCGACTGGGCGCTCGATCAGAAAATCATTCCGCGCCGGCTTTCCGTCGACGAGCTCTTCGACGACGTGACCGGAAGTCTCGATTGA
- a CDS encoding acetolactate synthase large subunit yields MNGAESLVATLVDQGVDICFANPGTSEMHFLAALGDNAKMRSVLCLFEGVATGAADGWYRMKETPASTLLHLGPGLANGLANIHNAKRASSGMVNVVGEHSVSHLKYDPPLTSDIEGLARPLSHWVRRAESSNTIAWDTAQAVAKASEHPGQIATLILPGDTSWQQAGESRLLPPPVAVKRKTPSAARIEHIAQVLRSGEPTLIVLANRATRGAALEKAGRVAAATGARLGSQFFTARIERGAGRVPIERIPYAVAQATAFLEDFKHIVTVETKEPVAFFAYPDKPSLLKPEGTLVHALVEADEDSELAFDMLLQALGAAGTAALVQPRIETPAPSGALNPTSIAQALAAALPEHCILVDESLTTGRESMGVTMGAAPHDLINNMGGSIGYATPVATGAALACPDRRVFCMVGDGSAMYTIQSLWTQARESLNVTTIIFANNSYAILKAEYANMGAGTPGERALSMIDIDRPRIDWLSMAKSMGVEAVAVDTAEAFYKAMVDSTRERGPRLIEVRL; encoded by the coding sequence ATGAACGGCGCCGAAAGTCTCGTCGCGACCCTCGTCGATCAGGGCGTGGACATTTGCTTCGCGAATCCCGGCACGTCGGAGATGCATTTTCTCGCGGCGCTGGGCGACAACGCGAAGATGCGCAGCGTGCTGTGCCTGTTCGAAGGTGTGGCGACGGGTGCGGCCGACGGCTGGTACCGGATGAAAGAGACGCCGGCCTCGACGCTGCTGCACCTCGGGCCGGGCTTGGCCAACGGGCTCGCCAACATTCACAACGCCAAGCGTGCGTCGTCGGGAATGGTCAATGTCGTCGGCGAGCATTCGGTGTCGCACCTCAAGTACGATCCGCCGCTGACCTCGGACATCGAGGGGCTCGCGCGGCCGCTCAGCCACTGGGTGCGCCGCGCCGAGTCATCGAACACGATCGCCTGGGACACCGCGCAAGCCGTGGCCAAGGCCAGCGAGCATCCGGGGCAGATCGCCACCTTGATCTTGCCGGGCGACACCTCCTGGCAGCAGGCTGGCGAGAGCCGATTGTTGCCGCCGCCCGTTGCGGTCAAGCGCAAGACGCCGAGCGCTGCGCGCATCGAGCACATCGCGCAGGTGCTGCGCTCGGGCGAGCCGACGCTGATCGTTCTGGCCAACCGAGCCACGCGCGGCGCTGCACTCGAAAAGGCGGGCCGTGTGGCCGCCGCCACGGGCGCGCGGCTCGGCTCGCAGTTCTTCACCGCGCGCATCGAGCGTGGCGCCGGGCGCGTACCGATCGAACGCATTCCCTACGCGGTGGCGCAAGCTACGGCTTTCCTCGAGGATTTCAAGCACATCGTCACGGTCGAGACGAAGGAGCCCGTGGCCTTCTTCGCCTACCCGGACAAACCGAGTTTGCTCAAGCCCGAGGGTACGCTGGTGCATGCGCTCGTCGAGGCCGACGAGGACAGCGAACTCGCGTTCGACATGCTGCTGCAGGCACTGGGCGCGGCCGGCACCGCAGCGCTCGTGCAGCCGCGCATCGAAACGCCGGCGCCGAGCGGCGCGCTCAACCCGACGAGCATTGCGCAGGCGTTGGCCGCGGCCCTGCCCGAGCACTGCATTCTCGTGGACGAATCGCTGACGACGGGCCGCGAGTCCATGGGCGTGACCATGGGCGCCGCGCCGCACGACCTCATCAACAACATGGGCGGCTCGATCGGCTATGCGACGCCCGTGGCGACGGGCGCGGCGCTCGCGTGCCCGGATCGGCGCGTGTTCTGCATGGTCGGCGACGGCAGCGCGATGTACACGATCCAGTCGTTATGGACTCAGGCGCGCGAGAGCTTGAACGTCACGACGATCATCTTCGCCAACAACAGCTACGCAATTCTCAAGGCTGAGTACGCCAACATGGGCGCGGGCACGCCCGGCGAACGCGCGCTGTCGATGATCGACATCGATCGCCCGCGCATCGATTGGCTTTCGATGGCGAAAAGCATGGGCGTGGAAGCCGTGGCTGTCGATACGGCCGAGGCGTTCTACAAAGCCATGGTCGATTCGACGCGCGAGCGCGGCCCGCGTTTGATCGAAGTCCGTTTGTAA
- a CDS encoding HpcH/HpaI aldolase family protein: protein MSDTRLNSIIRAFESGKVAHAAFSKLDKQTAIEMSDSPYDGIVFEMEHNPYDVSALGDALQYMLSRKQIAESGSVAPKVTPLARIPANGVEMNQSFAKQVLDRGAYGVIWPHVATVEQAYNAVASCRYARPKNAPLYEPKGVRGDGPANAARYWGLSMAEYYAKADVWPLVPQGEILVGLMCESTQAIENLDDILANVPGIGFILIGEGDLSQELGFARQYEHPEVVDAMRRIVETCRKHNVVVGNPHVTAKNHRRLTEGGYRLMLSAPQRTYGVVGLARDMAGY, encoded by the coding sequence ATGAGCGATACCCGCCTGAACAGCATCATCCGCGCTTTCGAATCGGGGAAGGTCGCGCACGCGGCCTTCTCCAAGCTCGACAAGCAGACTGCCATCGAGATGAGCGATTCGCCCTATGACGGCATCGTCTTCGAGATGGAGCACAACCCCTACGACGTGAGCGCGCTCGGCGATGCGCTGCAGTACATGCTGAGCCGCAAGCAGATCGCCGAGTCCGGGTCGGTCGCGCCCAAAGTGACGCCGCTCGCACGCATTCCGGCCAACGGCGTCGAAATGAATCAGAGTTTTGCCAAGCAGGTGCTCGATCGCGGCGCCTATGGCGTGATTTGGCCGCACGTGGCGACTGTCGAACAGGCTTACAACGCCGTTGCGTCCTGTCGTTACGCTCGCCCGAAGAACGCTCCGCTGTACGAGCCGAAAGGCGTGCGCGGCGACGGCCCGGCGAACGCCGCGCGCTACTGGGGCTTGAGCATGGCCGAGTACTACGCGAAGGCCGACGTCTGGCCGCTGGTGCCGCAAGGCGAAATTCTCGTCGGCCTCATGTGCGAGAGCACGCAGGCCATCGAGAATCTGGACGACATCCTCGCCAACGTGCCAGGCATCGGTTTCATCCTGATCGGCGAGGGCGATCTGAGCCAGGAGCTGGGCTTCGCGCGCCAATACGAGCACCCGGAAGTCGTCGACGCGATGCGTCGCATCGTGGAGACCTGCCGCAAGCACAACGTCGTCGTCGGCAATCCGCACGTCACGGCCAAGAACCATCGCCGTTTGACCGAAGGGGGCTACCGCTTGATGTTGTCGGCGCCGCAGCGCACCTACGGCGTGGTCGGTCTCGCCCGCGACATGGCGGGGTACTGA
- a CDS encoding protocatechuate 3,4-dioxygenase — MAKIVFGMAVPHSGMLGQAPEDWLKNGERDRNNSELWYRNRTWTYPELEAHRGAAFEKYLTLEERTARAARCRAALDKMAVAYREARVDVAIILGKDQKEIFTDLSPSIAIYTGEEVHNGPPQRPVYAPDRHVTHRCHPQLANYLIQYFQREDFDLSDLFAWPDNVWMKPLPEYPVVPHAYSFVYHQIMDDNPPPHVPVIMNCFYPPTQPSMSRCIEFGRVLRDAIAAWPEDVRVGIFASGGLSHFVNDEEFDRSIMKMLASYDYDSLAAVDERSYQSGTSEIKLYVSVMKAVQDTGAEMTLVDYVPCWRTPAGTGEGMGFMYWKAAD, encoded by the coding sequence ATGGCGAAGATCGTATTCGGGATGGCGGTGCCCCACAGCGGCATGCTCGGACAAGCCCCGGAGGACTGGCTCAAGAACGGCGAGCGGGACCGCAATAATTCGGAACTGTGGTATCGCAACCGGACCTGGACCTATCCCGAGCTCGAAGCCCATCGGGGCGCGGCGTTCGAGAAGTACCTGACGCTCGAGGAGCGCACCGCGCGCGCGGCACGCTGCCGCGCCGCGCTCGACAAGATGGCGGTCGCTTATCGCGAGGCGCGCGTCGACGTGGCAATCATTCTCGGCAAAGATCAAAAAGAGATCTTCACAGATCTCTCTCCGTCGATCGCGATCTACACGGGCGAGGAAGTGCACAACGGGCCGCCGCAGCGCCCCGTCTATGCGCCCGATCGTCACGTGACCCATCGCTGCCATCCGCAGCTCGCCAACTACTTGATCCAGTACTTCCAGCGCGAAGACTTCGATCTGTCGGATCTCTTCGCTTGGCCCGACAACGTGTGGATGAAGCCGCTGCCCGAGTATCCGGTCGTGCCGCATGCCTATAGCTTCGTCTATCACCAGATCATGGACGACAATCCGCCGCCGCACGTGCCCGTGATCATGAACTGCTTCTATCCGCCGACGCAGCCGTCGATGTCGCGTTGCATCGAATTCGGCCGCGTGTTGCGCGATGCGATTGCCGCCTGGCCCGAAGACGTGCGGGTCGGCATCTTCGCTTCGGGCGGGTTGTCCCACTTCGTCAATGACGAAGAGTTCGACCGCAGCATCATGAAGATGCTGGCCAGCTACGACTACGACTCGCTCGCCGCCGTGGACGAGCGTTCGTATCAGTCGGGCACGTCCGAGATCAAGCTCTACGTCAGCGTGATGAAGGCCGTTCAGGACACGGGCGCTGAGATGACGCTCGTCGATTACGTCCCATGCTGGCGCACGCCCGCGGGTACCGGCGAAGGCATGGGCTTCATGTATTGGAAAGCGGCCGACTGA
- a CDS encoding MFS transporter yields METSKSAGLGNAGRWVILALLAIGVLTSFVDRTSISTVLADANFIQRFGLTNIQRGWINAAFFWSYGAFQIPMGWVADRYGVKWPYAICFGFWCLATALMGTVTTVEALVLMRLIIGVCEAIVIPASYRWIRNNFDESNNGLAVGLLAMGNKFGPALGAPLVAWFIVNYSWKAMFVATGLVGLLWLVPWLLMVRNDLPSATELKTADRRARSVGLTSILASPVVWGGLITNFCYGYFTFFCMTWMPAYLVEQHGLSIAKSGIYTFFSFAGIAIVAAVAGWAADRIIARGHNAIAVRKAFIIAGFVGGCTVLLGAYAHSLEVALFWNVTSLSLLGLTTANNLALSRLTLIPKQAIGLVTGVQQVATSLAGGVAASLSGWLLHVGKSYDLPMNMIFLFLVIGAAATAILYRPEWAPKVGELDESHAASVAANK; encoded by the coding sequence ATGGAGACGAGCAAATCAGCAGGACTTGGCAATGCGGGCCGATGGGTGATTCTGGCCCTTCTTGCGATCGGCGTGCTCACGTCTTTCGTCGATCGCACCAGCATTTCCACCGTGTTGGCGGACGCCAACTTCATTCAGCGTTTCGGGCTGACGAACATCCAGCGCGGCTGGATCAATGCCGCGTTCTTCTGGTCGTACGGTGCGTTCCAGATCCCGATGGGATGGGTGGCCGACCGCTATGGCGTGAAGTGGCCGTACGCCATCTGTTTCGGGTTCTGGTGTTTGGCGACGGCGTTGATGGGTACGGTAACGACCGTCGAAGCGCTCGTCCTGATGCGCCTCATCATCGGCGTTTGTGAAGCGATCGTCATTCCCGCTAGCTATCGCTGGATTCGCAACAACTTCGACGAAAGCAACAACGGCCTGGCCGTCGGCCTGCTGGCGATGGGCAACAAGTTCGGCCCCGCGCTCGGCGCGCCGCTCGTCGCGTGGTTCATCGTCAATTACTCATGGAAGGCGATGTTCGTCGCGACCGGCCTCGTCGGGCTGCTTTGGCTCGTGCCTTGGCTGCTGATGGTGCGCAACGATTTGCCGTCGGCCACCGAACTGAAAACAGCCGATCGCCGCGCGCGCTCCGTGGGCCTGACCAGCATCCTCGCGAGCCCGGTGGTGTGGGGCGGCTTGATTACCAACTTCTGCTACGGCTATTTCACGTTTTTCTGCATGACGTGGATGCCCGCGTATCTCGTCGAGCAGCATGGACTGTCGATCGCCAAGTCGGGGATCTACACGTTCTTCAGCTTTGCGGGTATCGCGATCGTCGCGGCCGTCGCCGGATGGGCGGCGGACCGCATCATCGCTCGAGGACACAACGCGATCGCCGTGCGCAAAGCGTTCATCATCGCGGGCTTCGTCGGCGGCTGCACCGTATTGCTCGGCGCGTATGCGCATTCGCTCGAAGTCGCGCTGTTCTGGAACGTCACGTCGCTATCGCTGCTCGGTTTGACGACGGCGAACAACCTCGCCCTGTCGCGCCTGACGTTGATCCCCAAACAAGCGATCGGTCTCGTCACCGGCGTGCAGCAAGTCGCCACGAGCCTGGCGGGCGGCGTCGCGGCAAGCCTATCGGGCTGGCTGCTCCACGTCGGCAAGAGCTATGACCTGCCGATGAACATGATCTTTCTGTTCCTTGTGATCGGCGCGGCGGCAACCGCGATCCTCTATCGACCCGAGTGGGCCCCGAAGGTGGGCGAACTCGATGAGTCCCATGCCGCGAGCGTCGCGGCCAACAAGTAG
- a CDS encoding amidohydrolase family protein → MSSSIVDIHPHIISDDEGRYPPAPLFGTRSEWSKERPTTVETLIASMDAAGVAKAAVVHSSTTYGFDNSYVVDGCAKYSDRLAAVGSVDVLQPDAPARIRGWVERGLAGLRLFTGGSTKEFDPSELDDPRAFPAWELCAELGLPMCIQTGPIGLPQVTALARRFPTVPIILDHLGRPEVADGAPYAKAQSLFDLAPLENVYLKLTPRIFGDVKKEKASAETFFPRVVEAFGAQRMAWGSNFPTSPGTLAEIFATAQAGLRSLSEEDRAWIFGKTALRLYPALA, encoded by the coding sequence ATGTCGTCTTCAATCGTTGATATTCATCCTCACATCATTTCGGACGATGAGGGCCGCTATCCGCCGGCACCTTTGTTCGGCACACGCTCGGAGTGGTCGAAGGAGCGTCCGACGACGGTCGAAACGCTGATCGCGTCGATGGACGCGGCCGGCGTCGCCAAGGCGGCGGTCGTGCATTCGTCGACGACCTATGGGTTCGACAACAGCTACGTCGTCGACGGTTGTGCGAAGTATTCGGATCGGCTGGCGGCCGTCGGTTCGGTCGACGTGCTGCAGCCCGACGCGCCGGCGCGCATTCGCGGTTGGGTCGAACGTGGCCTCGCCGGCCTGCGGCTCTTCACCGGCGGCAGTACGAAAGAGTTCGACCCGAGCGAGCTCGACGATCCGCGCGCGTTTCCCGCTTGGGAGCTGTGTGCGGAACTCGGCCTGCCGATGTGCATCCAGACGGGGCCGATCGGTCTGCCGCAAGTGACCGCACTCGCGCGACGGTTTCCGACGGTGCCGATCATTCTCGATCACCTCGGACGTCCTGAGGTTGCCGACGGCGCGCCGTACGCGAAAGCGCAAAGCCTGTTCGATCTCGCGCCGCTCGAGAACGTCTATCTCAAGCTCACGCCGCGCATTTTCGGTGATGTGAAGAAGGAGAAGGCGAGCGCTGAAACATTCTTCCCGCGTGTGGTGGAAGCGTTCGGCGCGCAGCGGATGGCCTGGGGCTCGAACTTCCCGACTTCACCTGGGACGCTCGCCGAGATTTTCGCGACGGCCCAGGCGGGGTTGCGAAGCTTGAGCGAGGAAGACCGTGCATGGATTTTCGGCAAGACGGCATTGCGGTTGTATCCGGCGCTCGCTTGA
- a CDS encoding amidohydrolase family protein: MIIDCHGHFTTVPASFRAWRAKQVEFANDPANAPSRDGAYVSDDQIREAIGNGQLKLQRERGSDLTLFSPIAGLMSHHLGNERTSLEWAEVSNDLVYRVTELYPDNFAPVCQLPQSPGAAPANSIAELRRCVEQMGFVGCNLNPDPTGGYWSGKPMTDREWYPLYEALVDLDVPAMIHVAASCNPCFHGTGAHYLNADTSVFMQLLQSDVFKDFPTLRLVIPHGGGAVPYHWGRYRGMSLEMRERPLEGLLDNVFFDSCVYHQPGVELLTKVIPADNVLFGSEMIGAVRGKDPSTGQYFDDTKRYIDACPALTDEDRFKIFEGNARRVYPRLDARLKARGQ, encoded by the coding sequence ATGATCATCGATTGTCATGGCCACTTCACGACCGTTCCCGCGTCGTTCCGCGCTTGGCGCGCGAAGCAGGTCGAGTTCGCGAACGATCCGGCCAATGCGCCGTCGCGCGATGGCGCCTACGTGAGCGACGACCAGATTCGAGAAGCGATCGGCAACGGTCAGTTGAAGCTGCAGCGCGAACGCGGCAGCGACCTCACGCTGTTTTCTCCGATCGCGGGGTTGATGAGCCATCACCTGGGCAACGAGCGGACGAGTCTGGAATGGGCCGAGGTGTCGAACGACCTCGTCTATCGCGTGACAGAGCTTTATCCCGACAACTTCGCGCCGGTTTGCCAACTGCCGCAATCGCCGGGCGCCGCGCCCGCGAACAGCATCGCCGAGTTGCGTCGCTGCGTCGAACAAATGGGTTTCGTCGGCTGCAATTTGAATCCCGATCCGACGGGCGGCTACTGGAGCGGCAAGCCGATGACCGATCGCGAGTGGTATCCGCTCTATGAAGCATTGGTCGATCTCGACGTGCCGGCGATGATTCACGTGGCCGCATCGTGCAATCCGTGCTTTCACGGGACGGGTGCCCATTATCTGAATGCCGATACGTCGGTGTTCATGCAACTGCTGCAATCGGACGTGTTCAAGGACTTCCCGACGCTGCGCCTCGTGATTCCCCACGGCGGCGGCGCGGTGCCGTATCACTGGGGACGCTATCGCGGCATGTCGCTCGAGATGCGCGAGCGGCCCCTCGAAGGCTTGCTCGATAACGTCTTCTTCGATTCCTGCGTCTATCACCAGCCCGGCGTGGAATTGCTGACCAAGGTCATCCCCGCGGACAACGTGTTGTTCGGTTCGGAAATGATCGGCGCGGTGCGCGGCAAGGACCCCTCGACGGGACAGTACTTCGACGACACGAAGCGCTACATCGACGCCTGCCCGGCACTGACGGACGAAGATCGCTTCAAGATCTTCGAGGGCAACGCCCGGCGCGTGTATCCGCGTCTCGATGCGCGCCTGAAAGCGCGCGGCCAATGA
- a CDS encoding PhnD/SsuA/transferrin family substrate-binding protein — MTKKVPLKIAIAEHPHTSAIRDGSIPIEGVDAEFVTVKPQIGAFRRMVRDVEFDVCELAPTTYIIARAYGAPFVALPIFVVRRFHHSGLLVRPGAGIRSPKDLEGKKVGVRAYSVTTGVWTRQVLIDEFGLDSSKVTWVVDDEEHVTQLKLPANVIHAPQGRSLADMMADGELSAGFAAAAGIGRTGAPTGGWKEVEADYPDLLPNAAELEAEYYGRTGVYPMHGTIVVKDAVLAEHPWIAQSIFDAFAQAKKEWLARLDAGEAQSASDKKYLELRKIVGHDPLPYGLAENLKTIEALEATAFKQALTPRRMSIGELFVEPLAR; from the coding sequence TTGACCAAGAAAGTCCCGCTCAAGATCGCAATCGCTGAGCATCCGCACACATCGGCTATTCGGGACGGATCGATTCCGATCGAAGGCGTGGACGCCGAATTCGTCACCGTCAAGCCGCAGATCGGCGCGTTCCGCCGGATGGTGCGCGACGTCGAATTCGACGTTTGCGAACTGGCCCCGACGACTTACATCATCGCGCGCGCCTACGGTGCCCCCTTCGTTGCGCTGCCGATTTTCGTGGTGCGCCGTTTCCATCACAGCGGCCTGCTCGTGCGCCCGGGCGCGGGCATTAGGAGTCCTAAGGATCTCGAAGGCAAGAAAGTGGGCGTGCGCGCCTATTCGGTCACGACGGGCGTATGGACGCGCCAGGTGCTCATCGACGAGTTCGGGCTCGATTCGTCCAAGGTGACCTGGGTCGTCGACGACGAGGAACACGTCACGCAACTGAAACTGCCGGCGAACGTCATCCACGCGCCGCAAGGCCGCTCGCTGGCGGACATGATGGCCGACGGTGAGTTGTCCGCGGGCTTTGCCGCGGCCGCCGGCATCGGGCGGACCGGTGCGCCGACGGGCGGCTGGAAGGAAGTCGAAGCCGATTACCCCGATCTGCTGCCGAACGCCGCGGAGCTCGAGGCCGAGTACTACGGGCGCACCGGCGTCTATCCGATGCACGGCACGATCGTCGTCAAGGACGCGGTTCTCGCCGAGCATCCGTGGATCGCCCAATCGATCTTCGATGCGTTCGCGCAAGCGAAGAAGGAATGGCTCGCCCGTCTGGATGCCGGCGAGGCGCAAAGCGCGAGCGACAAGAAGTACCTCGAGCTGCGCAAGATCGTCGGACACGACCCGCTGCCGTACGGCCTTGCCGAGAATCTGAAGACGATCGAAGCGCTGGAGGCCACCGCATTCAAGCAGGCGCTTACGCCACGTCGGATGTCGATCGGCGAATTGTTCGTCGAGCCCCTGGCTCGCTGA